A genomic window from Glycine max cultivar Williams 82 chromosome 17, Glycine_max_v4.0, whole genome shotgun sequence includes:
- the LEC1-B gene encoding nuclear transcription factor Y subunit B-6-like isoform X1, which yields MNMRQQVASSDHSAATGEENECTVREQDRFMPIANVIRIMRKILPPHAKISDDAKETIQECVSEYISFITGEANERCQREQRKTITAEDVLWAMSKLGFDDYIEPLTMYLHRYRELEGDRTSMRGEPLGKRTVEYATLGVATAFVPPPYHHHNGYFGAAMPMGTYVREAPPNTASSHHHHHHHHHHARGISNAHEPNARSI from the coding sequence ATGAACATGAGGCAGCAGGTAGCATCATCAGATCACAGTGCAGCCACAGGAGAGGAGAACGAATGCACGGTGAGGGAGCAAGACAGGTTCATGCCAATCGCCAACGTGATTAGGATCATGCGCAAGATTCTCCCTCCACACGCAAAAATCTCGGACGATGCAAAAGAAACAATCCAAGAGTGCGTGTCTGAGTACATCAGCTTCATCACAGGTGAGGCGAACGAGCGTTGCCAGAGGGAGCAGCGGAAGACCATAACCGCAGAGGACGTGCTTTGGGCCATGAGCAAGCTTGGATTCGACGACTACATCGAACCGTTGACCATGTACCTTCACCGCTACCGTGAACTTGAGGGTGACCGCACCTCTATGAGGGGTGAACCACTCGGGAAGAGGACTGTGGAATACGCCACGCTTGGTGTTGCTACTGCTTTTGTCCCTCCACCCTATCATCACCACAATGGGTACTTTGGTGCTGCCATGCCCATGGGGACTTACGTTAGGGAAGCGCCACCAAATACAGCCTCCtcccatcaccaccaccaccaccaccaccaccatgctCGTGGAATCTCCAATGCTCATGAACCAAATGCTCGCtccatataa
- the LEC1-B gene encoding nuclear transcription factor Y subunit B-6-like, whose translation METGGFHGYRKLPNTTAGLKLSVSDMNMRQQVASSDHSAATGEENECTVREQDRFMPIANVIRIMRKILPPHAKISDDAKETIQECVSEYISFITGEANERCQREQRKTITAEDVLWAMSKLGFDDYIEPLTMYLHRYRELEGDRTSMRGEPLGKRTVEYATLGVATAFVPPPYHHHNGYFGAAMPMGTYVREAPPNTASSHHHHHHHHHHARGISNAHEPNARSI comes from the exons ATGGAAACTGGAGGCTTTCACGGCTACCGCAAGCTCCCCAACACCACCGCTG GGTTGAAGCTGTCAGTGTCAGACATGAACATGAGGCAGCAGGTAGCATCATCAGATCACAGTGCAGCCACAGGAGAGGAGAACGAATGCACGGTGAGGGAGCAAGACAGGTTCATGCCAATCGCCAACGTGATTAGGATCATGCGCAAGATTCTCCCTCCACACGCAAAAATCTCGGACGATGCAAAAGAAACAATCCAAGAGTGCGTGTCTGAGTACATCAGCTTCATCACAGGTGAGGCGAACGAGCGTTGCCAGAGGGAGCAGCGGAAGACCATAACCGCAGAGGACGTGCTTTGGGCCATGAGCAAGCTTGGATTCGACGACTACATCGAACCGTTGACCATGTACCTTCACCGCTACCGTGAACTTGAGGGTGACCGCACCTCTATGAGGGGTGAACCACTCGGGAAGAGGACTGTGGAATACGCCACGCTTGGTGTTGCTACTGCTTTTGTCCCTCCACCCTATCATCACCACAATGGGTACTTTGGTGCTGCCATGCCCATGGGGACTTACGTTAGGGAAGCGCCACCAAATACAGCCTCCtcccatcaccaccaccaccaccaccaccaccatgctCGTGGAATCTCCAATGCTCATGAACCAAATGCTCGCtccatataa